The following coding sequences are from one bacterium window:
- a CDS encoding DUF1648 domain-containing protein produces MNERTRRMLLGAAIPAAVAALGLATYLAYRSELPERVASHYGIAGRPDGSMTTEQFLIVVGALMVLGWGRAPSSP; encoded by the coding sequence AGCGGACACGAAGAATGCTCCTGGGCGCGGCCATCCCCGCTGCGGTGGCGGCCCTGGGCCTCGCCACTTACCTGGCCTACCGCTCCGAACTCCCGGAGCGGGTGGCGAGTCACTACGGCATCGCCGGCAGGCCGGACGGCTCGATGACGACCGAGCAGTTCCTCATCGTCGTCGGCGCGCTCATGGTGCTCGGATGGGGGCGTGCGCCT